The sequence AAAAGTTACAAATTGCCGGCACTATCGAAGAACTAGCCGACATGCTAAGCATGGACAGATACACCGAGATCTGCGAAATCACTTTAGATTTTCATGCACTACAAACACAAGTCCACGATTTTGGCAAGATTGTTTGTTTTGCGTCTATAGACTTCTCTTTTGGAATAGAACCTATGGACGAAAATAACCAACCACTTAAACATATCCCACTTTGGCTATTCATCACACGCACATTGAAAATCAAAGGTAAAAGTTTTGCGGGGCAAAGTTTTGGGCTAGGTGAGCGAACTTTGCAATACCTAGAACTCGACCTTTAACCCCCCTACCCCTCAGCCGGTAGTTGCAACGCCGGCATTGCTGGCATGTCCAGTCCAGCAATGCCCTCTAAAGAGCCGTAGCTTTTATTGACATGGGATAAGATTTTTTTAATCTGCTTCTCCCTTTTGCTCCAAAGCCTCTCCATCGCCCGCTTTTCATCCTCTAAATCCCTTTGCAAGGCGACAAAGCTCTCCACCAAGCCCTGCACATGCTGGCTAAACTCTTGGCTAGTGAGATAGTCATAAAGATAGTGCATTTTATCCGCCTTATTCTCTTGGCTCTTATACGCCCCATGCACCCGTACCACCATCTCCCTTAAAGCCACACTCAGCCCCTTAAACTCCTGAAAGCTACACACCCACACCCCCTCCACCAAGCCCATACGCTCCAAATCCTTAGGCATCGCCTCGCTCACCAACACCCCCACATCTGCCCCCACCTCCAGCATATTCGCCTTGAGCTTGGCGATCCACTCGTGGTTAAAATTCTTAGTCCGCTTGCTCTCATAGCACACCACCCCACAGCACACCCCCCTCTCATTATGCACCCTCTGCAAGCAATCCGCCCCCTTCTGCCCCTTTGGCACTTCGGCAATGGTGTCTTTAGGGAACTGGGCTTTCAAATACGCCTCAATGGCTAATTCTTGTGCCTCGCCTTGCAGTTGCTGGGAGGTGAGTTCCGCCCGCTTATTCACTTGGCTGATCCCCTCTTTGAGCTTGCGGTTCTCCTCCTTTAACTGCGTGAATTGCACCTCAAAGAAAGCCTGTAGTTTCGCCTTCTCCTCCTCTAGCTGGGCGGTTAGACTCAAGGCACTTTCTGCCTCGATTTTTGTTCTAATTTCCTCTTTTTCTCTCTCTAGTCTAGCGTTCTTGGCTTGCAGGGCGTGCAATTCTTGCAGTTGCTTAGATTTTTCTTGCAACTCTTGCTCCATTGCCCTTAAGGCGTTTTGCTGTTCGGCTTGCATTTGGGCTTTAATGTCCGCTCGCATTTTTGCCCTCTCTTGTGCCATTTGGGCACTTGCCTCAGCCTCTAGTCGAGCTTTTTGCTCCTGCAAAGCTTGGTTAATGCCCTCTTGCATCTTCTTATCAAAGGCTTCTTGTTGCTCTTCAAGTCTTTTAAATGCCTGCTTATATTCGTGGCGTTTGTCTTCCACCTCCTTTTTAAACTGCTCCCTTAAGGGGGCTAAGAGCGCATCATTAGCGTCAATGGGTTTAGAGCAGTGGGGGCAAATGAGGGTTTGCATAGGTGTCCTTTAGCCAAAAGTAAAGGGCTATCCTAACACAAAAGGGCTAAAGTTTGGGGGGGTTGCGTGTTTAAAGAATTTGATAATCCCTAATATCTTCCTAATCTCTGCCTTTTTAAATCCGCGTAGTCGGGGGCGGCATAGTTGACAAAGGGCTCTAGGGCAATGCTGCCCCTCTTGGTGAACTTGGCTAACACCTCTAAATATTTGGGCTGAAGTAAGGCGACTAGGTCGTTTAAGATTTTACCCACGCAATCCTCCCCAAACATCCCCTCATTGCGGAAGCTGAAGAGGTAGAGTTTTAAGGACTTACTCTCCACCATTTTTAAGTTAGCAATGTAGTTAATGTAAATGGTGGCGAAGTCGGGCTGGGCGGTGATGGGACAGAGGCTGGTAAATTCCGCGCTCACTAAGCGGGTGAAAATGTCTAGGCTTGGGTGGGGGTTGGCAAAGGCCTCTAATAGGGTGGGGTCGTATTTGTCAATGTAGGGGGTTTTAGCCCCCAAGTGGTGTAGGTCGTAATTAGGCATGTTCTAGCACCTTAGCGCAACGAGCGCAGGGTTCTAGCGCGCTGTGGCTGGTAAATTGCCAACAGCGGGGGCATTTATGCGCTTTGGCTTTGTAAAGCGTGAAGGCGGGGGTGTCTAGTAGGGCGTTGTCTTGCTTGGCGCACACGCTAGAAACCATCAGCCATTCGGCGTAATGCTTGAAGTCGTCCGGCTCTTTGAGATGGATTTCTAGCTCTAAAGAGGTTTTAACCTGCTTGTCTTTTTTGAGGCAATCTAGGGCTTCGCTAAAGAGGGTGCGTAGGTGCAAGGGGGCTTTAAACTCTTCAAGCAGAGCCTCATTGGGGTGTAGGGTGGGCTCTTTTAAATCAAAGACGCTTGTTCCGCTTAATGCCACCTCTTTAAATAGGGAGCTGGCGTGGCTAAAGACTTCCTCAATGGTGTAGGTCAAAATGGGGGCTAAGGTAAAACTGAGTTGGTGGGCTAAGTGCAACATGGCGGTTTGTATCCCCCGTCTTTTGGGGCTGTTTTTGCCGTCGCAATACAAGCTGTCCTTGCAAATGTCCATGTAAATACCGCTCAGCTCATTAGCGATGAACGCCAAGAGTTTTTGCAAGCCCTTAACAAAGTCGTAGCCTTGAAAATGCGCCTGCACTTGATTAAAGACTTGCGCGCTTTGGGCCAAAATCCATTCATCTAGGGGGTTTAGGGGGCTTAAACTCTCTAAATCCGCAATGTTGGCGAGCAAGAAGCGCAAGGTATTGCGGATTTTTTTGTAGCTGTCGGCGGTTTGCTTGAAGAAGGCATCGCTCACGCTTAGGTCGTTTTGATAGTCGTTCAGCACCACCCACAAACGCAAAATATCGCTGCCATAAGTGTTTAAGATATGCTCTAAGGAAATGACATTGCCCTTAGATTTACTCATTTTATGCCCCTTCTCATCCACCGTAAAGCCGTGGGTCAACACTGCTTTAAAGGGGGCTTTAGAGTGGGCGATACAACTTAAAAGCAAGGAGCTTTGAAACCACCCACGGTGCTGGTCGCTGCCCTCAAGCACAAGGCCGCTGGGGTAGAGTTTCAGGCGTTCCTCACACACCGCCTTAAAGGTGCTCCCACTGTCAAACCACACATCCAAAATATGTGGGTTTTTCTCCAACTTGGGGGCGAGGTGCTTGAGGTCTTGGGGCAGCAAGTCGGCAGTCTTAGCCTCCCACCACGCATTGCACCCCTTTTGGCTAAAAATACCTTTGATATGCTCTAAAATCGCAGGCTCAAACAAGGGCTCTTGGCTCTCCTTATCCACGAAAAACGCCATCGGCACGCCCCAACTGCGCTGCCGACTCACACACCAATCGGGGCGCTGCTCGATCATCGCCTTGAGGCGGTTTTTGCCCTGTTTGGGGTAGAACTCCACGGCCTCGATCGCCTCTAAGGCGACCTGTCTTAGGGTTTTTTTGCTTCCGTCGGGCTGTAAAAAGGGCTCGTCCATGAGGATAAACCACTGCGTGGTGGCGCGGTATAACACCGGCTCATGGGTGCGCCAGCAATGCGGGTAGGAGTGGGTGATCACGCTGTGGTGCAAGAGATTTTCACCCAAGAGCTCTAGGATTTTGGGCTGGATTTTAAGCACATGCGCGCCTAAAAACTCCTGTGGCAAAAGCTTTTTTTTCTAGGATTTCTTCATCATAACGCCCGAAGTCATCCACGGGCATGAGCACCTCTAAGCCATAATCCAGCCCTAAAAAATAGTCCTCTTCGCCATGCCCGGGGGCCGTGTGCACCGCTCCACTGCCCTCTTCTAGGCTCACGTGGTTACCTAGCACCACAAGCGAAGCGCGCCCATTTAAGGGGTTGATCGCTTCGTGTTTTTCTAAAAGATCGCTCTCAAAACTACCGACAATCTCACCCTTTAAAATCCCCTTTTCTAAGAGTTTGGGCGCAAGCTCTAGGGCGGCAATGTGCCCGGCTGAAGTGATGGCGTAGGTGGTCTTGGGCTTTAGGGCGATGGCGGCGTTGGCAGGCAGGGTCCAAGGCGTGGTCGTCCAGATCACCAAGGCAAGGTCTTTAGGGGTTTGCTCCACGCTAAAATGCGCCTCTTTAGCTAAAAAGGCGGCACTTTGGGGGGCTAAATTAAAGGCGACAAAGATCGAATCAGACTGCTTGTCCTTATACTCCACCTCGGCCTCTGCCAGCGCGCTTTGGCACGCCCAACTCCAATACACGGGCTTAAAGCGTTGTTTAAGTAGCCCCTTTTGCGCCACAATGCAAAGCATGCCATAAATGCTCGCCTCAAAGGCGTAGTCTAGGGTTTCATAGGGTTTTTCATAATCGCCCACCACGCCCAGCTGTAAAAACTCATTTCTTTGGATGTCTATGAATTTTTTAGCGTGGCTGTAGCAGCGTTTGCGAAACTCTAGGACATTGTCCTTATCTTTAAATTCTTTCTCCACTTGCTGTTCGATGGGCAGGCCATGGCAGTCCCAACCGGGGGTGTAATCCACGCAAAAGCCCGCAAAATAGCGGTGCTTGACCACGACATCTTTGAGGATTTTATTCAAGGCATGCCCGATGTGTAAATGCCCATTGGCATAGGGCGGGCCATCGTGCAGGTTAAAGCTCTCTTGCCCCTTGCGCTTGGCTTGCATGTGGGCATACACGCTCTCTTCTTGCCATTTGACATAGACTTTCGGGGCGTTTGCGCCCAAGTTTGCGCGCATGGGGAAAGTGGTGGTGGGTAAAATCAGGGTGTCTTTGTAGTCCATTGTTAATCCAAAATTTTAATGTATAGATGGCTTTGAGCTTTGGGGATGGTTTTGAGCGTGGGGATCGCCAAAACCTCGTAGCGTTTGGTTTGCTCTAAGTAGGTGATGGCGATGATGTCCCCGACCTTCACCTCTTTGCTCGGCTTGACTTTGAGCCCATTTAAGGCAACCACGCCCTCATTTAGCATGTCCAGCGCAATGGCGCGCCTTTTGGTGATGTTGGTGGCGTTTAAAAATTTATCAATACGCATTCTTTCATTCTAGCAAGCTGTGGCTAAAAATGGGCTTTTGCACTTTGTAGTGCGTAACACTTTTGAAAGTTTTATGGTAAAACAAGCAATCTTTAAAGAGCACCTGTTAATTGTCGAGGTCAAAAAATCCAGCGTGAAGGTCCGCTACAATAACACGATTGGCGATTTTGTCCCATATACGCAGGTGCATAATCAGTTTAAAGCCAGCTACAGCCCACCCACAATCGGCGAAACCGCCCTTTATCTTAAAATGGGGCGCTTTGGGCTCGTGCTGGGCACTTCTATTTTGCCCCAAGAGGTGGAGGACAGCCAAAAAGAGGACACCCAGATCATCAAATACAAGGATGGCACAACCACCACTTATTGCGATGAGGTGTTGAAGGTTCTCAGCCTCAAAGACTTGGTCATTGCATGTGAAACCGCTACGCTCAAGGCGTAAAAGAGCATTAAGGTGGAGTGCGACACGGCACAGGTTAAGGCGCAAAATACTCTAAATTTGGAGGCACAAACGGCTAAAATTAAGGTAAATTCTACCAGTGCGGATGCGCTTGATGTTACCCCACTCTTGAGCACATGACTAGGGGCAACACAGCGATCGCTGTGTTTCTCTTGGATAGGGTTCTTTGTGGGCTTGAAGTTGATGGAGGCAATGTTGCCCATTAATCAGGCTTTTTTAAAGCTGTAAGATTGTCTTGTTTTTGGTTGGGGTTTAGCAAGGTTTTGTTTGAGCTCTTGGAGCCTTTGTGTTTCTTTTGTTACCCTAACTTCTCTGGGCTCTTGCCCTCCTGTTATAAATGCGCTGATCTAAAACCTCATCGACCGCTTGCCGTTCAGCTATTTTCTTATCACTTTGCGTTTTAATAGCCTCTAGCTCCCTATGCATCTTTTTTTCAAAAATCGCAACTTCGAGGGATTAAACCAAGATACGGATCAAAAAACAAGCGACAGTTCTACAATAATACTTGTCAAACAAGCTATCTAAAATTTATTTTTGTTGATTTCTCATCGATATTGCTTACAATTCCATTTTCGCTAGTATTAGCTTACAAGCTTTTACTCACTGTTGTTTGCAGTAGTTGCCATCACTGATACTTATCTTTCCCCCTGCTAACCACTACATGGATCTAGTTAGGGGCGGTGGTTTGGTGTAGTAGCTCTAACTCTTTTTCCAAAGAGATGTATCAATTAAGGAGAGTTTGGACGACACTTGTAGGCTTTGTGCAGCCCTTGAGGTTAGATTAGATCTTATTTTCTAATACTCGTTGTTTGTAGCGTGCAAAGTGATGATGGCCTTATATCTCTTTTAAGAAAACCTAATAATGTGATCCAAGTCAAGCTTTGGGCTTGTTTTAAGTTTCTTTGTGCAAAAATCGAAACTTTATAGGCTAAAACTTAGGTCAAGAGGTGTTTTTTGTTATCCCGTTATTTCTTTCAAAAAGGTTTAGCCTTTGTGCCTAACCACCGCCTGCGCTATTTAAGTTTGAGTGTGGCGTGCTTGGGGATCGCCTTCGTGATAGGCATCATTGGGCTGTATTTAATGCCAGAGAGCGTAACGCATTGGACGAAGCAAAAATTCGGGCTGATGAGTTGGCTTGAGAATGTCCATTTAGGCCCTGTGTTTGACAACGATCTCTTCATTTTTAATTGGGTCTTGCACCCCTATTTTGGGGCGATTTATTTCATGCAAGCCCGTGTGGCGGGGTATAAGTTTTTTACGGGGGTGTTGTTCACGGCGTTGGTGTCGACCTTTTTTTGGGAGTATGGACTAGAGGCGTTTGTCGAAATCCCCAGCATCCAAGACTTGATCTGCACCCCCACCCTAGGCCCGCTCGTAGGCGAGGTGTTCTACCGCATCAGCCAGAGGCTACAAAGGTCCAACAAACTGCCTAAGTTTTTCGTGGGCTGTGCGCTCTTTTTCTTAGATTTCATCGGCTTTAGCATCCAAAAACTCGGCTTTGCTAGAGCTTGTGGGATATGCAATAAAAACGCCGTTTACCAACAAGACACCCCAAAATGCTAAATTCAACCCCCATGAAGTGAGGTTTTAATGCAATTTCAAGTTTCTAACCAAGCCAAGTTGCCCACCCCCTTTGGCGACTTCTGCTTACAATCCTTTAAAGAACAACGGGGGGCGTTGGAGTTAGACCATTTGGTGGTTTTCACTAAAGATTTGGGCGATCTGCCCTTAGTGAGGGTGCACTCAGAGTGCCTCACCGGCGATGTGTTTAGCTCGCAAAAATGCGACTGCGGGGGGGAGTTGAAAATGGCACTCGAGCGCATCAGCAAAGAGGGGGGGATGCTCATTTACCTACGCCAAGAGGGGCGGGGCATTGGGCTGTTTAACAAAATCAACGCCTACGCTTTGCAGGATCAAGGTTATGACACCATCGAGGCGAACGAGGCGATCGGCTTTAAAGATGATGAGCGTGACTACACGATCGTAAAACATATTTTCACGCACTACGGCATTAGTAAAATCCGCCTACTCACCAACAACCCCAAGAAAATAGAAGCCCTTGAGGCGTTTGTAGAGGTCGAGCGTTGCAGCATTTTAGTGCCCAGCAACTGCCACAACCACGCTTACCTACAGACTAAGAAGCTCAAAATGGGGCATTTGCTCTAATGTTAAGCTTTAATGAAGCCCTAGAGGTCATTGGGGCGAGTTTTTTAACCCCTCTTGGCAGTGAAAAGGTCTTGTTTGCAGACGCCCTAGGGCGTGTGTTGGCTGAGGACATTTTAGCCCCCAAAGACAGCCCCGTCCACCCAACCGCAAACATGGATGGCTACGCCTTTAGATTGGAGGATTTGGGCTTGTTGCAAACCCAGGGGCTCTTGGTGCAGGGGATCAACCCTGCTAGCCTGCAAGAACCCCCCATGTTAAAACCCGGGTGCACCTTTAAAACCTTTGTGGGAGCGAAAATGCCCATAGGCGCGGATGCGCTTGTGATTGTGGAAGAGGTGCAAGAACAGGCCGAGCGGATATTTTTAACACATAAAAATGGCAAGTACGATTGGATTCGCCCCATAGGCTCGCAGTATAAAAAGGGGGCGGTGGTGCTTGCCAAAGGGGATAAAATCACACCCTATGGCATAGGTGCACTCGCCGAGCACAACCAAGTCTTCGTGCAGGTGTATAAAAGGCCTCGTGTGGGGATTTTAAGCGGGGGGGCAGAGATTGTGGAGGTGGGCGCACCCATTGAGGGGGTGCGTAGCGTGAATAACCACATGCTAAAGGCGATGGCTGAGAGTCTAGGGGGCGAGGGCGTGCTCTACCCGCTCTTGCCCGACAAGCAAGAGAGCATCGAGCAAGCCATATGCCACGCCTTTAGAGATTGCGACATGGTCGTGACCACGGGGGGGATGAGCAAGGGGGATTTTGACTTCACCCAGCACGCGATCGCCAATGTGAGCGAGATCGCCTTTAAGGGGGCAAAGATCAAGCCGGGTAAGCCCGTGGCTTACAGCATTTGCGCCAAAGACGGCACGCATAAGCCCTTGCTTGCGCTACCGGGCAACCCCCCCGCTGCTGCGCTCACTTTTTATCTCTTTGGGGCGGCGGTCTTTGCCAAACTCTTCAACACCCCCTACGCCCCACCCTTCCAAGAAGCCACTTTAGAGGAGGATTTTGAAAAGCACGAGGAGCGCATGGAGTTTTTGGCGTGTGC is a genomic window of Helicobacter sp. NHP19-012 containing:
- a CDS encoding RNA-binding S4 domain-containing protein, with the translated sequence MRIDKFLNATNITKRRAIALDMLNEGVVALNGLKVKPSKEVKVGDIIAITYLEQTKRYEVLAIPTLKTIPKAQSHLYIKILD
- a CDS encoding DUF2130 domain-containing protein, which encodes MQTLICPHCSKPIDANDALLAPLREQFKKEVEDKRHEYKQAFKRLEEQQEAFDKKMQEGINQALQEQKARLEAEASAQMAQERAKMRADIKAQMQAEQQNALRAMEQELQEKSKQLQELHALQAKNARLEREKEEIRTKIEAESALSLTAQLEEEKAKLQAFFEVQFTQLKEENRKLKEGISQVNKRAELTSQQLQGEAQELAIEAYLKAQFPKDTIAEVPKGQKGADCLQRVHNERGVCCGVVCYESKRTKNFNHEWIAKLKANMLEVGADVGVLVSEAMPKDLERMGLVEGVWVCSFQEFKGLSVALREMVVRVHGAYKSQENKADKMHYLYDYLTSQEFSQHVQGLVESFVALQRDLEDEKRAMERLWSKREKQIKKILSHVNKSYGSLEGIAGLDMPAMPALQLPAEG
- the queF gene encoding preQ(1) synthase, yielding MPNYDLHHLGAKTPYIDKYDPTLLEAFANPHPSLDIFTRLVSAEFTSLCPITAQPDFATIYINYIANLKMVESKSLKLYLFSFRNEGMFGEDCVGKILNDLVALLQPKYLEVLAKFTKRGSIALEPFVNYAAPDYADLKRQRLGRY
- a CDS encoding molybdopterin molybdotransferase MoeA, with the translated sequence MLSFNEALEVIGASFLTPLGSEKVLFADALGRVLAEDILAPKDSPVHPTANMDGYAFRLEDLGLLQTQGLLVQGINPASLQEPPMLKPGCTFKTFVGAKMPIGADALVIVEEVQEQAERIFLTHKNGKYDWIRPIGSQYKKGAVVLAKGDKITPYGIGALAEHNQVFVQVYKRPRVGILSGGAEIVEVGAPIEGVRSVNNHMLKAMAESLGGEGVLYPLLPDKQESIEQAICHAFRDCDMVVTTGGMSKGDFDFTQHAIANVSEIAFKGAKIKPGKPVAYSICAKDGTHKPLLALPGNPPAAALTFYLFGAAVFAKLFNTPYAPPFQEATLEEDFEKHEERMEFLACAVCLKGGRYFASLRPRAHLHDGHSGLLVLEEGGRTYKKGSAVPLLLHYIF
- a CDS encoding DUF3943 domain-containing protein → MLSRYFFQKGLAFVPNHRLRYLSLSVACLGIAFVIGIIGLYLMPESVTHWTKQKFGLMSWLENVHLGPVFDNDLFIFNWVLHPYFGAIYFMQARVAGYKFFTGVLFTALVSTFFWEYGLEAFVEIPSIQDLICTPTLGPLVGEVFYRISQRLQRSNKLPKFFVGCALFFLDFIGFSIQKLGFARACGICNKNAVYQQDTPKC
- the ribA gene encoding GTP cyclohydrolase II, whose product is MQFQVSNQAKLPTPFGDFCLQSFKEQRGALELDHLVVFTKDLGDLPLVRVHSECLTGDVFSSQKCDCGGELKMALERISKEGGMLIYLRQEGRGIGLFNKINAYALQDQGYDTIEANEAIGFKDDERDYTIVKHIFTHYGISKIRLLTNNPKKIEALEAFVEVERCSILVPSNCHNHAYLQTKKLKMGHLL